The following coding sequences lie in one Rothia sp. SD9660Na genomic window:
- a CDS encoding PIG-L family deacetylase yields MELDAQPHYPVAGEVITDSATFSLIPEGLKPKDATVLFVHAHPDDEASSTGATIGALTAAGVTVHLLTMTRGEMGEVIDPALRHLEATHPANTDRGHALGEYRTGELKVSLEALGIRHHLYLGEGASYLPGERTSYRDSGMTWGSDGRAIANPAAADDCLTRLPLKPQAEAIASAIREIRPDVVVTYDADGGYGHPDHKRTHEATLAAVRFLDGTPSAPIALWGIEGDPNPQDTRQQAVIMGNLDRKREAMRAHATQIVITSDTTFEYSNGVSQPINPTETYRLLWGTAQSGTPADAAPEESVEAPGPINSAITAVALGLIAGFAGTMYHAHIWYPTSTLWVPWGAALGLLTVYFAATWAAIHTEKNWAAAVVGATAFVLIGIFAFTKGTSMLVYINPINPVGTAGTVWALGSLVAATFGMVSATGYRRNKT; encoded by the coding sequence ATGGAACTTGACGCCCAGCCCCACTACCCGGTTGCCGGTGAAGTCATCACCGACAGCGCCACTTTCAGCCTGATCCCTGAAGGGCTCAAGCCCAAGGACGCCACCGTCCTCTTCGTCCACGCCCACCCCGACGACGAAGCCTCATCCACCGGCGCCACCATTGGCGCCCTCACCGCCGCCGGTGTCACCGTCCACCTGCTCACCATGACCCGCGGCGAAATGGGTGAAGTGATCGACCCTGCCCTGCGCCACCTTGAAGCGACCCACCCCGCTAACACCGACCGGGGCCACGCCCTGGGCGAGTACCGTACCGGGGAACTCAAGGTCTCCCTCGAAGCCCTGGGTATACGCCACCACCTCTACCTGGGCGAAGGGGCCAGCTACCTGCCCGGCGAACGTACCAGCTACCGCGATTCCGGTATGACCTGGGGGTCGGACGGGCGCGCCATCGCCAACCCCGCCGCAGCTGACGACTGCCTCACCCGCCTGCCCCTCAAACCCCAGGCTGAGGCAATCGCCAGCGCTATCCGCGAGATCCGGCCGGACGTCGTCGTCACCTACGACGCGGACGGCGGCTACGGCCACCCCGACCACAAACGCACCCACGAAGCTACTCTGGCGGCCGTCCGATTCCTGGACGGAACCCCTTCAGCCCCCATCGCCCTCTGGGGTATCGAGGGCGACCCCAACCCGCAGGACACCCGCCAGCAGGCCGTTATCATGGGCAACCTGGACCGCAAACGTGAAGCTATGCGGGCCCACGCCACCCAAATCGTCATCACCAGCGATACCACCTTCGAGTACTCAAACGGGGTCTCTCAGCCTATTAACCCCACCGAAACCTACCGCCTGCTCTGGGGCACAGCCCAGTCGGGAACCCCAGCGGACGCTGCCCCCGAAGAGAGCGTCGAAGCTCCCGGCCCTATCAACTCGGCCATTACCGCCGTCGCGCTCGGCCTAATCGCGGGTTTTGCCGGAACCATGTACCACGCCCACATCTGGTACCCCACCAGCACCCTCTGGGTGCCCTGGGGAGCTGCCCTCGGCCTGCTCACGGTCTACTTCGCGGCGACCTGGGCAGCAATCCACACCGAAAAGAACTGGGCCGCAGCCGTCGTTGGGGCCACCGCCTTCGTGCTCATCGGCATCTTCGCCTTCACCAAAGGCACCTCAATGCTGGTCTACATCAACCCCATCAACCCCGTGGGAACAGCCGGAACCGTCTGGGCACTAGGCTCCCTGGTCGCCGCAACCTTCGGTATGGTGAGCGCTACCGGGTACCGCCGCAACAAAACTTAA
- the fdxA gene encoding ferredoxin yields the protein MTYIIAQPCVDVKDRACVEECPVDCIYEGERSLYIHPDECVDCGACEPVCPVEAIYYEDDVPEEWEDYTAANADFFDDLGSPGGAARLGVIAKDAPMIAALPPQNQG from the coding sequence ATGACCTACATCATCGCCCAGCCCTGCGTCGACGTAAAAGACCGCGCCTGCGTCGAAGAATGCCCCGTCGACTGCATCTACGAAGGCGAGCGCTCCCTCTACATTCACCCCGACGAATGCGTCGACTGCGGTGCCTGCGAGCCCGTCTGCCCCGTAGAAGCTATCTACTACGAAGACGATGTACCCGAAGAATGGGAAGACTACACTGCAGCTAACGCCGACTTCTTCGACGACCTTGGCTCACCCGGCGGCGCAGCCCGCCTGGGCGTCATCGCTAAGGATGCCCCCATGATTGCGGCCCTGCCCCCGCAGAATCAGGGCTAA
- the dapC gene encoding succinyldiaminopimelate transaminase, whose protein sequence is MREFGLDLPDYPWDTMAPYRATAEAHPEGLINLSIGTPVDPTPSVIRDALAGATDAHGYPTTHGTLTLRQAIVDWFERRRGVPGLTTDQVMPTIGSKELVAWLPFLLGLGEGDVVVRPTVAYPTYDIGAQLAGATPVAADSLDELDEATRARVRLVWINSPANPTGIVRDVEELKKIVEDARALGAVVASDECYAELGWGEWDAARGGKPVPSVLDPRVCGESQELVLAAYSLSKQSNFAGYRGAFIAGDAEIMANLVNSRKHAGMIVPAPVQVAMTAALSDDAHVEAQKDLYRARRETLLPALEGFGLTVEHSEAGLYLWATAGEDTWVTVQRFAEKGIVIGPGVFYGTAGEGYVRIALTGSDDDISRAAARLTE, encoded by the coding sequence ATGCGCGAATTTGGCCTCGACCTGCCCGACTACCCCTGGGACACCATGGCTCCCTACCGGGCCACCGCTGAAGCCCACCCCGAGGGGCTCATTAACCTTTCTATTGGAACCCCGGTTGACCCTACCCCCTCAGTTATCCGTGACGCCCTGGCCGGTGCCACCGACGCCCACGGCTACCCCACGACCCACGGTACCCTCACCCTGCGTCAGGCTATCGTTGACTGGTTTGAGCGTCGCCGTGGAGTGCCCGGTCTGACCACCGACCAGGTCATGCCCACCATCGGCTCTAAGGAGCTTGTTGCCTGGCTACCCTTCCTGCTAGGGCTGGGGGAGGGGGACGTGGTCGTCCGCCCCACCGTTGCCTACCCCACCTACGACATCGGTGCCCAGCTCGCTGGCGCAACCCCCGTGGCAGCTGACTCCCTGGATGAGCTCGATGAAGCGACCCGTGCCCGCGTCCGCCTGGTATGGATCAACTCGCCGGCCAACCCCACCGGCATTGTGCGTGATGTGGAGGAGCTGAAAAAGATAGTGGAGGACGCCCGTGCCCTGGGCGCCGTAGTTGCCTCCGACGAGTGCTACGCAGAACTGGGCTGGGGTGAGTGGGACGCTGCCCGCGGCGGGAAGCCGGTGCCCTCCGTTCTTGACCCCCGCGTCTGTGGCGAGAGCCAGGAGCTGGTGCTGGCCGCCTACTCTCTTTCTAAGCAGTCCAACTTTGCTGGCTACCGCGGGGCTTTTATCGCCGGTGATGCTGAGATCATGGCTAACCTGGTGAATTCCCGTAAACATGCCGGCATGATTGTGCCTGCTCCCGTGCAGGTTGCCATGACCGCAGCCCTCTCAGACGACGCCCACGTTGAGGCCCAGAAAGACCTTTACCGGGCCCGCCGCGAGACCCTGCTGCCGGCCCTGGAAGGCTTTGGCCTGACCGTCGAGCACTCCGAGGCCGGACTCTACCTGTGGGCTACAGCAGGTGAAGATACCTGGGTGACCGTGCAACGTTTTGCAGAAAAAGGCATCGTGATTGGCCCCGGTGTTTTCTACGGAACCGCAGGTGAGGGCTATGTACGCATTGCCCTGACGGGCTCAGATGACGACATTTCCCGTGCCGCTGCCCGTCTAACAGAGTAA
- a CDS encoding citrate synthase, whose product MTENKALLSYDGKELPLPAVEATEGNGAFEVAGMLKETGKVAYDPGFMNTANAKSAITYIDGDAGILRYRGYPIEELAEKSSFIETAYLLIYGELPTPTQLEDFDQMIRRHTMVHEDFKFFFRGFPRDAHPMAVLASSVSAMSTFYSDSLDPFDPRQVEISTYRLLSKVPTLAAYAYKKSKGEPSIYPKNELNYTENFLRMCFGFPTEEYEVNPLHAKALDLLLLLHADHEQNCSTSTVRLVGSSNANMFASVSAGINALYGPLHGGANEAVLKMLNQIQKDGISPEDFMEKVKNKEDGVRLMGFGHRVYKNYDPRARIVKKTADEILESIGGNNELLDIAKRLEEKALNDDYFIERKLYPNVDFYTGLIYKAMGFPEHMFTVLFALGRLPGWIAQWTEGIQDPDRKIGRPRQVYIGETERHYPER is encoded by the coding sequence ATGACTGAGAACAAAGCGCTGCTGAGCTATGACGGCAAAGAACTGCCCCTGCCCGCAGTAGAAGCAACCGAAGGTAACGGTGCCTTCGAAGTTGCGGGCATGCTCAAAGAAACCGGCAAGGTAGCCTACGACCCGGGCTTCATGAATACCGCAAACGCCAAGTCAGCTATCACCTACATTGACGGTGACGCCGGCATTCTGCGCTACCGCGGCTACCCCATCGAAGAGTTGGCAGAAAAATCCAGCTTCATCGAAACCGCCTACCTGCTCATCTACGGGGAACTACCCACCCCCACCCAGCTCGAAGACTTCGACCAGATGATTCGCCGCCACACCATGGTGCACGAAGACTTCAAATTCTTCTTCCGCGGCTTTCCCCGCGATGCCCACCCCATGGCCGTCCTCGCATCCAGCGTCTCAGCCATGTCGACCTTCTACTCTGACTCCCTTGACCCCTTCGACCCCCGTCAGGTAGAAATCTCAACCTACCGCTTGCTCTCCAAGGTGCCCACTCTGGCAGCCTACGCCTACAAGAAGTCTAAGGGCGAGCCCTCCATCTACCCCAAGAACGAGCTCAACTACACCGAGAACTTCCTGCGTATGTGCTTCGGCTTCCCCACCGAAGAGTACGAGGTCAACCCCCTGCACGCCAAGGCCCTTGACCTGCTGCTGCTCCTGCACGCAGACCACGAGCAGAACTGCTCCACCTCCACCGTGCGCCTGGTCGGCTCCTCAAACGCCAACATGTTCGCCTCCGTCTCAGCCGGTATCAACGCCCTCTACGGCCCCCTGCACGGCGGCGCCAACGAGGCAGTGCTCAAGATGCTCAACCAGATCCAGAAGGACGGCATCAGCCCCGAAGACTTCATGGAAAAGGTCAAGAACAAGGAGGACGGCGTCCGCCTCATGGGCTTCGGCCACCGTGTCTACAAGAACTACGACCCCCGCGCTCGTATCGTCAAGAAGACCGCAGACGAAATCCTCGAATCCATTGGCGGCAACAACGAACTACTCGATATCGCCAAGCGTCTCGAAGAGAAGGCCCTCAACGACGACTACTTCATTGAACGTAAGCTTTACCCCAACGTAGACTTCTACACCGGCCTTATCTACAAGGCCATGGGCTTCCCCGAGCACATGTTCACCGTCCTCTTCGCCCTGGGCCGCCTCCCCGGCTGGATCGCCCAGTGGACCGAAGGTATCCAGGACCCCGACCGCAAGATCGGCCGCCCCCGCCAGGTCTACATCGGCGAAACCGAACGCCACTACCCCGAGCGTTAA
- the galE gene encoding UDP-glucose 4-epimerase GalE, whose translation MKILVTGGAGYIGSHTVLELLKAGHEVTVMDNLSNSSMESLARVEELTGKTVEFRKVDLLDLPEMKQLFNLVKPDAVIHFAGLKAVGESAEKPLWYYQTNVAGTLNLLYAMEEAGCHSIVFSSSATVYGEPESMPLTEKLNMDAQSCYGRTKEHIEDMLIDLAASDSKWNVALLRYFNPVGAHESGRIGEDPAGIPNNLVPFIAQVAVGRREYLNVFGNDYPTVDGTGVRDYIHVVDLADGHLKALDYVTTHGGLHTWNLGTGNGYSVLEVLHAFEKAAGKELPYKIVDRRPGDVAVSYADPAAALADLGWSATRDIDTMVRDHWNWQKNNPQGYEV comes from the coding sequence GTGAAGATTCTCGTTACCGGCGGCGCCGGCTACATCGGCTCCCACACCGTACTCGAACTGCTCAAGGCAGGCCACGAGGTAACCGTTATGGACAACCTCTCAAACTCCTCCATGGAGTCCCTGGCCCGCGTTGAAGAACTCACCGGCAAGACTGTGGAGTTCCGCAAGGTCGATTTGCTGGATCTACCCGAGATGAAGCAGCTTTTCAACCTGGTCAAGCCCGATGCCGTGATTCACTTCGCCGGCCTTAAGGCTGTAGGCGAGTCTGCTGAGAAGCCCCTCTGGTACTACCAGACCAACGTCGCTGGTACCCTCAACCTGCTCTACGCTATGGAAGAGGCAGGCTGCCACTCCATCGTCTTCTCATCCTCGGCTACTGTCTACGGTGAGCCCGAGTCTATGCCGCTAACCGAGAAGCTGAATATGGACGCCCAGTCCTGCTACGGCCGCACCAAGGAGCACATCGAGGATATGCTCATTGACCTGGCAGCCTCAGATTCTAAGTGGAATGTTGCCCTGCTGCGTTACTTCAACCCGGTAGGTGCCCACGAGTCCGGCCGTATCGGTGAAGACCCGGCCGGCATCCCCAATAACCTGGTCCCCTTTATCGCCCAGGTCGCGGTGGGTCGCCGCGAATACCTCAACGTTTTCGGCAACGACTACCCCACCGTCGACGGCACCGGCGTTCGCGACTACATCCACGTCGTTGACCTGGCGGACGGCCACCTCAAGGCCCTGGATTACGTCACCACCCACGGCGGCCTGCACACCTGGAACCTAGGTACCGGCAACGGCTACTCGGTTCTTGAGGTTCTGCACGCTTTTGAGAAGGCTGCGGGTAAGGAGCTGCCCTACAAGATTGTGGACCGCCGCCCCGGCGATGTGGCCGTCTCCTATGCTGACCCGGCTGCTGCCCTGGCAGATCTGGGGTGGTCTGCTACTCGCGACATCGACACCATGGTGCGCGACCACTGGAACTGGCAGAAGAATAATCCCCAGGGCTACGAAGTGTAG
- a CDS encoding 5'-nucleotidase C-terminal domain-containing protein translates to MKRSLSLLAGLGLVSSSVLVPAAFAADGTTDLGDLTVLASTDVHGRALNYDYFTGATYGEGAKALGMEHLATAIAQTRAAKGAESTLVLDNGDANQGSPLQTYYQNNRTATSVDPMASVFNLLGYDAGVVGNHEFNYGPDAAAQYTQNLTMPLLGANVIDTATGAPAYEPYTMIEKTVGGEKIQVAVIGVVTPGVRVWDKATVEGKLEFKDAAATVAEWAPKVKAAGADVVVVLAHTGLDAEGYTYNPADLTENVAKSVAEQSTDVDVVVGGHSHVTNKVQEYFTNKNGEPVLYTQPGYWARFLSEVTLPLVKEADGDIEVKWTEDEKPTAVALNAGDYAADASVLAAIEPYHSKTTEWVQTVVAQASAEMPAATSAWEDTAVLDFINMVQTKEVTRALVGTQYEGLPVIAEASPFSRTAVFKQGDVTIADMASLYIYDNTLYAVELTGAQLKDYLEWSARYYKQQEPGAEITDWSTATNALYEGATRGIPDYSYDVLSGVNYHINISKPVGERIEGLTLPDGTPLADDQKVILALNNYRWSGGSGYPHVTAAPIVYEEQKAVRDLMIDWAITNKTIDPTTFFVKNWTVGTSSLPTEQAPEETPAPAPSASPTAAPSAEPTVAPTQEPTASASADAPAPAPSESPASSASADASQSAVAGDRETGKSGALARTGATALPFLAGAALLLGLGATVFFAARRKNS, encoded by the coding sequence ATGAAGCGTTCTCTTTCTCTGCTGGCAGGTCTTGGCCTGGTTTCTTCCAGCGTTCTCGTTCCCGCAGCTTTTGCAGCAGATGGTACTACTGACCTGGGTGATTTGACCGTGTTGGCCTCAACCGACGTTCACGGCCGCGCCCTCAACTACGACTACTTCACCGGCGCCACCTATGGCGAAGGTGCTAAGGCTCTGGGTATGGAGCACCTGGCAACCGCTATCGCCCAGACCCGGGCAGCAAAGGGTGCAGAGTCCACCCTGGTACTTGATAACGGGGACGCCAACCAGGGCAGCCCCTTACAGACCTACTACCAGAACAACCGCACCGCCACCAGCGTTGACCCCATGGCCTCGGTCTTTAACCTGCTCGGCTATGACGCCGGTGTAGTGGGCAACCATGAGTTCAACTATGGCCCCGATGCAGCCGCCCAGTACACCCAGAATCTGACTATGCCCCTGCTGGGTGCTAACGTCATCGACACCGCAACCGGCGCTCCCGCCTACGAGCCCTACACCATGATTGAAAAGACCGTGGGCGGCGAGAAGATTCAGGTAGCCGTGATCGGCGTGGTAACCCCCGGCGTTCGCGTGTGGGATAAGGCTACCGTCGAGGGCAAGCTGGAGTTTAAGGACGCCGCCGCTACCGTCGCCGAGTGGGCACCCAAGGTTAAAGCGGCAGGGGCCGACGTGGTCGTCGTCCTCGCCCACACCGGTCTGGACGCCGAGGGCTACACCTACAATCCGGCTGACCTGACCGAAAATGTCGCTAAGTCTGTTGCTGAACAGTCCACCGATGTTGATGTGGTTGTGGGCGGCCACTCCCACGTCACCAACAAGGTTCAGGAATACTTCACCAACAAGAACGGTGAGCCGGTGCTCTACACCCAGCCCGGCTATTGGGCCCGTTTCCTCTCCGAAGTCACCCTACCCCTGGTCAAGGAAGCAGATGGTGATATCGAGGTCAAGTGGACCGAGGACGAAAAGCCCACCGCCGTTGCCCTCAACGCCGGTGATTACGCCGCCGATGCGTCCGTCCTCGCCGCTATCGAGCCCTACCACTCAAAGACTACCGAGTGGGTGCAGACCGTCGTTGCCCAGGCAAGCGCTGAAATGCCCGCCGCCACCAGCGCCTGGGAAGACACCGCTGTTTTGGACTTCATCAACATGGTGCAGACCAAAGAAGTCACCCGGGCCCTGGTCGGAACCCAGTACGAGGGCCTGCCCGTCATTGCTGAGGCCTCCCCGTTCTCCCGCACCGCCGTCTTCAAGCAGGGCGATGTCACCATCGCCGATATGGCAAGCCTCTATATCTACGACAACACCCTCTACGCTGTTGAACTCACCGGCGCCCAGCTCAAGGACTACCTTGAATGGTCAGCCCGCTACTACAAGCAGCAGGAGCCCGGCGCTGAAATCACCGACTGGTCCACCGCCACTAACGCCCTCTACGAGGGTGCCACCCGCGGTATTCCCGACTACTCCTATGACGTGCTCTCGGGCGTGAACTACCACATCAACATCTCCAAGCCTGTCGGCGAGCGCATCGAGGGCCTCACCCTGCCCGACGGCACTCCCCTCGCCGATGATCAGAAGGTCATCCTGGCTCTGAACAACTACCGCTGGTCAGGCGGCTCAGGCTACCCGCACGTCACCGCAGCTCCTATCGTCTACGAGGAGCAGAAGGCCGTACGCGACCTCATGATTGACTGGGCTATCACCAACAAGACCATCGACCCGACCACCTTCTTCGTGAAGAACTGGACGGTCGGCACCAGTTCCCTGCCCACCGAGCAGGCACCCGAGGAGACCCCGGCTCCGGCTCCCAGCGCCAGCCCCACCGCTGCTCCTTCGGCTGAGCCCACGGTAGCCCCCACCCAAGAGCCGACTGCAAGCGCCAGTGCGGACGCCCCCGCACCGGCTCCCAGCGAAAGCCCAGCTTCATCGGCCTCCGCTGACGCCAGCCAGAGTGCTGTGGCAGGGGACCGTGAAACTGGAAAGAGCGGCGCGCTAGCCCGCACCGGCGCTACTGCCCTGCCCTTCCTCGCAGGTGCTGCCCTCCTGCTGGGTCTAGGCGCTACCGTCTTCTTCGCCGCCCGCCGCAAGAACAGCTAG
- the dapD gene encoding 2,3,4,5-tetrahydropyridine-2,6-dicarboxylate N-succinyltransferase translates to MVGMTENNTRVASGLGLATVVASGENEGTVLDVWYPAPALTDTPDDSVAADLEALVEADEDRNVVRELVNVTINLDEAPTNAADAYLRLHLLSHTLVAPNTINLDGLFGKLANVAWTNFGPVLASEFNTVSLKLRRRGALVVTHVDKFPRMIDYVVPAGVRIGDADRVRLGAHLATGTTVMHEGFVNFNAGTLGESMVEGRISQGVVIGNGTDIGGGASTMGTLSGGGTQRVSIGERSLLGAEAGIGIALGDDCVVEAGLYVTAGSRVTVLNPGAEPKVVKALELSGLNNLLFRRNSMTGAIEVLPRANNTVELNSELHAN, encoded by the coding sequence CTGGTAGGCATGACTGAAAACAATACCCGTGTAGCATCCGGCCTGGGTCTGGCCACCGTCGTCGCCTCCGGCGAGAACGAAGGCACCGTACTCGATGTCTGGTACCCCGCCCCCGCCCTCACCGACACCCCCGATGACTCAGTAGCAGCCGACCTCGAAGCCCTGGTCGAAGCCGACGAAGACCGTAACGTCGTGCGTGAGCTGGTCAACGTCACCATCAACCTCGATGAGGCCCCCACCAACGCCGCGGACGCCTACCTGCGCCTGCACCTGCTCTCCCATACCCTGGTTGCCCCCAACACCATCAACCTCGACGGTCTCTTCGGCAAGCTGGCTAACGTCGCCTGGACCAACTTCGGCCCCGTCCTGGCCAGCGAATTCAACACTGTCTCGCTGAAGCTGCGCCGCCGCGGCGCCCTGGTCGTCACCCACGTTGACAAGTTCCCCCGCATGATTGACTACGTCGTGCCCGCCGGTGTTCGTATCGGCGATGCCGACCGTGTGCGCCTGGGTGCCCACCTGGCCACAGGCACCACCGTCATGCACGAAGGCTTCGTCAACTTCAACGCCGGTACCCTCGGCGAGTCCATGGTCGAAGGTCGAATCTCCCAGGGCGTTGTCATTGGCAACGGCACCGACATCGGCGGCGGCGCTTCCACCATGGGCACCCTCTCCGGTGGCGGCACCCAGCGAGTCTCCATCGGCGAGCGCTCCCTGCTCGGCGCTGAAGCCGGCATCGGTATTGCCCTGGGCGATGACTGCGTGGTTGAAGCTGGCCTGTACGTCACCGCTGGCTCCCGCGTGACCGTCCTCAACCCCGGCGCTGAGCCCAAGGTCGTCAAGGCCCTAGAACTCTCAGGCCTGAATAACCTGCTCTTCCGCCGCAACTCCATGACTGGCGCTATCGAAGTTCTGCCCCGCGCCAACAACACCGTGGAACTGAACTCAGAGCTGCACGCTAACTAA
- the dapE gene encoding succinyl-diaminopimelate desuccinylase yields the protein MTKNPTLTQAAEFAHLGPGVLNLTQPVEDLTADLLNIYSVSGAEVRLADAVQAALEGIGGLEITRDGDAIIARTNLGRDTRVVLAGHLDTVPLPRTEGSLGTVPATWVEEAGERVLYGRGAVDMKGGVAVQLALAAHLKEPRYDITYVFYDNEEVASELSGLARLMRNHREKLTDAAFAVLLEPTDGTIEGGCNGTIRFWIRTAGIAAHSGRAWKGVNAIHKMADVLGRLAAYQPATYEVEGLAYREGLNAVQISGGVAGNVIPDDTGVHINYRFAPNKTLDEAVAHLHEVFEGYELDFVDLSSAARPGLDAPLSRSLIESVGQAPKPKYGWTDVARFSEIGIPAVNFGPGDALLAHTDNEHVKASEVHACYTALESWLTAS from the coding sequence ATGACCAAGAACCCTACCCTCACCCAGGCCGCCGAGTTCGCCCACCTTGGCCCCGGCGTCCTGAACCTAACCCAGCCCGTTGAAGATCTCACTGCTGATTTGCTCAATATCTATTCCGTTTCTGGCGCCGAGGTGCGCCTGGCGGACGCCGTGCAGGCGGCCCTTGAGGGGATCGGTGGCTTAGAGATAACCCGCGACGGCGACGCTATCATCGCCCGCACTAACTTGGGGCGAGATACCCGCGTTGTGCTGGCCGGTCACCTGGATACGGTGCCCCTGCCCCGTACCGAGGGGTCCCTGGGGACTGTTCCTGCTACCTGGGTTGAGGAAGCGGGGGAGCGGGTTCTCTACGGCCGCGGCGCCGTGGATATGAAGGGCGGGGTTGCCGTGCAGCTAGCCCTAGCCGCCCACCTGAAGGAACCCCGCTACGACATTACCTATGTCTTCTACGACAACGAAGAGGTCGCCTCAGAGCTCTCAGGGCTTGCCCGCCTGATGCGCAACCACCGGGAGAAGCTGACCGACGCGGCCTTTGCCGTCCTGCTAGAACCAACCGACGGCACCATTGAGGGTGGCTGCAACGGCACCATCCGCTTCTGGATTCGTACTGCCGGTATCGCAGCCCACTCGGGTCGGGCCTGGAAGGGCGTCAACGCTATCCATAAGATGGCGGACGTGCTGGGGCGTCTTGCCGCCTACCAGCCTGCCACCTATGAGGTTGAGGGCTTGGCCTACCGCGAGGGGCTCAATGCCGTGCAGATTTCAGGCGGGGTTGCTGGGAACGTGATTCCCGATGACACGGGCGTGCACATCAACTACCGTTTTGCCCCCAATAAGACCCTGGATGAAGCCGTCGCGCATCTGCACGAGGTCTTCGAGGGCTACGAGCTGGATTTCGTGGATCTTTCATCAGCGGCCCGCCCCGGCCTGGACGCTCCGCTGTCTAGGTCTCTGATTGAGTCGGTCGGGCAGGCCCCCAAGCCTAAGTACGGGTGGACGGACGTCGCCCGCTTCAGTGAGATTGGCATTCCCGCCGTAAACTTTGGGCCCGGCGACGCCCTGCTGGCCCACACTGATAACGAGCATGTGAAAGCCTCCGAGGTGCACGCCTGCTATACGGCGCTGGAAAGCTGGCTGACGGCGTCCTAA
- a CDS encoding DUF3117 domain-containing protein — MAAQKPRTGDGPLEIVREGRSIVMRIPVEGGGRLVLDITEEEVEAIRKCVENV; from the coding sequence ATGGCAGCTCAGAAACCACGCACCGGCGACGGCCCCCTCGAAATCGTGCGCGAAGGGCGCAGCATCGTCATGCGCATTCCCGTTGAAGGTGGCGGCCGCCTGGTTCTTGATATCACCGAAGAAGAAGTTGAAGCGATTCGCAAGTGCGTTGAAAACGTCTAG
- a CDS encoding class I SAM-dependent methyltransferase, which translates to MNTQEQARSWVYAEEFPLETPAVASARAGAERLDAAPVAPSIASLLTVLAAATKAQHAVEIGCGAGVATAALLTGLAPGAALTAIDIDATRCQATRTLLAAAGLDKSHRVRVITGDAAEVLPRLSAASYDLAFIDAGSQLAEQLVYDTLALLEPGGLLILHDPLVGGAVAKPTARDAVTVSVRSVLHEVAACTADVFVSLVHAGKGLYLVYKR; encoded by the coding sequence GTGAATACTCAGGAACAGGCTCGAAGCTGGGTTTATGCTGAAGAGTTCCCGCTGGAGACTCCGGCGGTAGCTTCTGCCCGGGCTGGGGCCGAACGGTTGGACGCCGCCCCCGTCGCCCCGTCGATTGCCTCCCTGCTCACGGTGCTCGCTGCCGCTACCAAGGCCCAACACGCTGTAGAAATCGGTTGCGGGGCCGGGGTCGCTACGGCTGCCCTGCTCACAGGTCTGGCCCCCGGTGCCGCGCTCACAGCCATCGATATCGATGCCACCCGCTGCCAAGCAACCCGCACTCTGCTGGCAGCTGCCGGTCTCGATAAGAGCCACCGGGTGCGCGTCATCACCGGTGATGCTGCCGAGGTACTCCCCCGCCTCTCGGCGGCCTCCTACGATTTGGCCTTTATAGATGCCGGTAGCCAGCTAGCTGAACAGCTGGTCTACGATACGCTGGCCCTCCTAGAACCCGGTGGGCTCCTCATCCTGCACGATCCCCTGGTGGGTGGCGCTGTTGCTAAGCCCACGGCCCGCGATGCCGTTACCGTTTCGGTTCGCTCTGTCTTACACGAGGTAGCGGCCTGCACCGCAGATGTTTTTGTCTCGCTCGTGCACGCGGGTAAGGGTCTCTACCTGGTCTACAAACGCTAA
- a CDS encoding Sec-independent protein translocase TatB, whose amino-acid sequence MLGISGLEFIVLAILVFVVIGPERMPEYAQQLKDFIKWVRRMAFEAKDDLKETLGPDLGDINWRQYDPRQYDPRVIVREAFAEDDEERRKELEEKAAAAPAPSVSVRLPRGAWAPFDTEAT is encoded by the coding sequence GTGTTAGGAATTAGCGGCCTCGAATTTATCGTTCTAGCGATCCTGGTGTTTGTTGTCATCGGGCCAGAACGTATGCCCGAATATGCCCAGCAGCTCAAAGACTTTATCAAGTGGGTTCGCCGTATGGCCTTTGAGGCTAAGGACGACCTCAAAGAAACTCTCGGCCCCGACCTGGGCGATATTAACTGGCGCCAGTACGATCCCCGCCAGTACGACCCTCGCGTGATTGTGCGCGAGGCTTTTGCCGAGGACGACGAAGAGCGCCGCAAGGAACTTGAAGAAAAGGCGGCGGCTGCACCGGCTCCCTCTGTGAGTGTGCGCTTGCCCCGCGGCGCCTGGGCCCCCTTCGATACCGAGGCCACCTAA